In one Flavobacteriales bacterium genomic region, the following are encoded:
- a CDS encoding O-antigen ligase family protein: MLTFLRGHWQLILVMLIWLATGFYLQQAVFALLPLSVFFFKSRDLWPEVLFGMLIVLVLSDMQKDMFLKMMVFKDAKNFYILAVAGIFLVETRRFAPLSSVFNVFIPFFVYSIFPLVFSNSIFVGLQKTISYALMFMVVPNYVLYCYRRAGWSFFRNLVLFMTVILLFGFVLQWMDPRYSHVNGRFRGLFGNPNGMAIYCYLLFMLSAVVNSINPRLFNWREKALIFGVIVYFLISSGSRASLASTLIFLIFHRFFSYSVFLGLVGLVGLILAVEMISSNFEAIIIALGLQEYFRLETLDEGSGRYFAWEFAWQHVQRYFVFGGGFANDETIMRRYREYLESQGHQGGVHNTYLSMWLNVGIVGLLIYLRSLFLIFFKASKLVPMSLAIMFSVLFSIMYESWLVGSLNPYTIVLLMIMTVVTEPEIVQGLPALDEDGEVEAEGVPAPA, encoded by the coding sequence ATGCTGACCTTCCTGCGCGGACATTGGCAGCTGATCCTGGTGATGCTCATCTGGCTCGCCACGGGATTCTACCTCCAGCAGGCGGTTTTCGCGCTGCTCCCGCTCTCCGTCTTCTTCTTCAAGTCCCGCGATCTGTGGCCGGAGGTGCTCTTCGGCATGCTCATCGTGCTCGTCCTCTCCGACATGCAGAAGGACATGTTCCTGAAGATGATGGTGTTCAAGGATGCGAAGAACTTCTACATCCTCGCTGTTGCGGGCATTTTCCTGGTGGAGACGCGCCGCTTCGCGCCGCTCTCCTCGGTGTTCAATGTCTTCATCCCGTTCTTCGTCTACAGCATCTTCCCGTTGGTGTTCAGCAACAGCATTTTCGTTGGCCTCCAGAAGACGATCTCGTATGCCCTCATGTTCATGGTGGTTCCCAATTACGTGCTCTACTGCTACCGCCGTGCGGGGTGGTCGTTCTTCCGGAACCTGGTCCTGTTCATGACGGTCATCCTGCTCTTCGGCTTCGTGCTGCAATGGATGGATCCGCGGTACTCCCACGTGAATGGCCGCTTCAGGGGGCTCTTCGGCAATCCGAACGGAATGGCCATCTACTGCTACCTGCTCTTCATGCTCTCGGCCGTAGTCAACTCGATAAACCCGAGGCTCTTCAATTGGCGCGAGAAGGCCCTCATCTTCGGGGTCATCGTCTACTTCCTCATCAGCTCAGGCTCACGGGCCTCGCTCGCCTCCACGCTCATCTTCCTGATTTTCCATCGCTTCTTCTCCTATTCGGTCTTCCTCGGCCTGGTGGGCCTGGTGGGGCTCATCCTCGCGGTGGAGATGATCAGCTCCAACTTCGAGGCGATCATCATCGCCCTCGGCCTCCAGGAGTATTTCCGGCTCGAGACGCTGGACGAGGGCAGCGGCCGCTATTTCGCATGGGAGTTCGCCTGGCAGCATGTGCAGCGCTATTTCGTATTCGGCGGCGGATTCGCCAACGATGAGACCATCATGCGGCGCTACCGCGAGTACCTCGAGAGCCAGGGCCACCAAGGCGGGGTTCACAACACCTATCTGAGCATGTGGCTCAATGTGGGCATCGTTGGCCTGCTCATCTACCTGCGCAGCCTCTTCCTGATCTTCTTCAAGGCCAGCAAGCTCGTTCCGATGAGCCTGGCCATCATGTTCTCCGTGCTGTTCAGCATCATGTACGAATCATGGCTCGTAGGCTCGCTGAACCCTTACACCATCGTCCTCCTCATGATCATGACCGTGGTCACGGAGCCCGAGATCGTGCAAGGGCTGCCGGCTTTGGATGAGGATGGAGAGGTGGAGGCCGAAGGGGTGCCGGCACCGGCCTGA
- a CDS encoding CotH kinase family protein: MSAVLAASLDRPSGPARPTASGRAPVILPDNARIQEGAQVTVEAQGAARLWLTLGNDPMEARPGQDRISFPAHPQRVQVARMLATPTAMQWRHPRPGLPSALVVRAAQSDEAGAPGPFTMQTYLFAGHGELPVVSISCLPQDLIGEEQGLLVPGNGILRLPQGQLDSYALDPRWWKYPGNYHGRGDAWERSGRLQVIDPSGTERFQADIRLRINGQMTRGFPQHALRLLFNEPLRAGVFGAGDAGREALVLRAAGNDQVKAMLRDAFQHRLCEGLPFTTSAVLTCVAYINGAYQGVHHLRERIDEVELARRHGVPPKRITILEDRSELYRGDSADIRRFNRLMGRTERWDGLDPAWLDTLEAQLDVSGFLTYMASQMILGNMDWPKQNVKYWRYTGPPRPEAPLDGRWRFIMGDSDLGFGANAGPDADLFATVRDAGVPVSRLFLAMMRSPELRKRFVDAGLGLLDGPLSPERCMAVLDGMAAQMAPEMDRHTARWRKPADRAQWEREVQLMRDYAQRRAVHARRQLNAYIERR, from the coding sequence ATGAGCGCGGTGCTGGCCGCCTCCTTGGATCGGCCATCCGGACCGGCTCGACCCACGGCCAGTGGCCGCGCACCGGTCATCCTCCCCGATAATGCCCGCATCCAGGAAGGCGCACAGGTCACGGTTGAGGCACAGGGCGCGGCCCGTCTCTGGCTGACGCTCGGGAATGACCCTATGGAAGCGAGGCCCGGTCAGGACCGCATCTCCTTTCCCGCTCATCCCCAACGCGTACAGGTGGCCCGCATGCTCGCCACACCGACGGCCATGCAATGGCGGCACCCCAGGCCGGGTCTGCCTTCCGCCTTGGTGGTCCGGGCAGCGCAGTCCGATGAGGCCGGCGCTCCCGGTCCCTTCACCATGCAGACTTACCTGTTCGCAGGTCACGGTGAGCTGCCGGTGGTTTCCATCAGCTGCCTCCCACAGGACCTTATCGGTGAGGAGCAAGGCCTTCTCGTTCCCGGCAACGGCATCCTGCGCCTGCCGCAGGGGCAGCTTGATTCCTATGCGCTGGATCCGCGTTGGTGGAAGTATCCGGGCAACTACCATGGCCGTGGCGATGCTTGGGAACGGTCCGGCCGCTTGCAGGTCATCGATCCCAGCGGCACCGAGCGTTTCCAGGCCGACATCCGCTTGCGCATCAATGGGCAGATGACCCGGGGATTCCCGCAGCACGCGCTCAGGCTCCTCTTCAATGAGCCGCTGCGGGCAGGCGTCTTCGGTGCGGGGGATGCCGGCCGCGAGGCCTTGGTCCTGAGGGCTGCAGGGAACGACCAGGTGAAGGCCATGCTGCGCGATGCCTTCCAGCACCGGCTCTGCGAGGGGCTCCCGTTCACCACCAGTGCGGTGCTGACCTGCGTGGCGTACATCAACGGGGCCTATCAGGGCGTGCACCACCTGCGCGAGCGGATCGATGAGGTGGAACTGGCGCGCCGCCACGGTGTCCCGCCCAAGCGCATCACCATTCTCGAGGACAGGAGTGAACTCTACCGGGGGGACAGCGCGGACATCAGGCGCTTCAATCGCCTGATGGGCCGCACCGAGCGCTGGGATGGGCTTGATCCCGCATGGCTGGATACGCTGGAGGCCCAGTTGGATGTAAGCGGCTTCCTCACCTACATGGCCTCGCAGATGATCCTCGGGAACATGGATTGGCCGAAGCAGAATGTGAAGTACTGGCGGTACACAGGGCCGCCGCGGCCGGAGGCGCCGCTCGACGGCCGATGGCGCTTCATCATGGGCGATTCGGACCTGGGGTTCGGAGCCAACGCGGGACCGGATGCCGACCTCTTCGCCACCGTGCGCGATGCCGGGGTCCCCGTCTCTCGCCTCTTCCTGGCCATGATGCGGTCCCCGGAGCTCAGGAAGCGCTTCGTTGACGCTGGCTTGGGCCTGTTGGATGGCCCTCTGTCTCCCGAGCGCTGCATGGCGGTCCTTGATGGCATGGCGGCACAGATGGCGCCCGAGATGGACCGCCACACCGCGCGTTGGCGGAAGCCGGCCGATCGGGCGCAATGGGAGCGAGAGGTGCAGCTGATGCGCGATTATGCCCAACGAAGGGCCGTCCACGCGCGCCGGCAGCTCAATGCATACATCGAGCGCCGATAG
- a CDS encoding CotH kinase family protein, with amino-acid sequence MEDRKRRGVPQGRGRRRRWLYIAGLLLVLAGAGAWLGDRLLKERDHPGLRVFVRQWMRNYPASFAVEPVRLSITVDDHDMQELQRVVDEARERGVILPEGNSYVPATIGSDGESFKAKLRIKGKLTDHVQGSKWSFRVVARKDGGFMGMKRFSLQHPGTRNYLCDWLYHRLMAAEGVAALRYGFIRVEFNGEDLGIYAFEEHFGPELLQRNGRAEGPIFRFDPALFWEHRLNQMNGLSYDEPFAAYQAGAVDAFGSSDIAKDKQARERFEEAVGLMDAFRRGRLTASQVFDVDRLARHHAVLDLVGGHHSMDWSDVKFYYDPILRRVEPIAYESFSAHPIRTLAGSNKWVGATESSMDLHTQWFNDEGLFRAYVRHLERVSRTSWLDSAFAALKPALDSASATLYREFPYKELDRQVYYRNQRIIRKLLDPPKPFHAYLDDSGPDTVRITVVPIEGLPMEVHALLLPDGKAIPPVQAAVVPVRKPGKVGAPMVIRFPNPGKVEREGLRITCSVLGSSVQRHVDVFAHGLMPAEEAVRLALDPIDVRSLPWLEIDEESRSILIRPGAAVVSRDVEIPPGYTLHARAPLTLTIQKGVRFTSRSPVRWEGDAEARIELVNDGAVQLVGAAGRSLLREVDIQGAGQLVVQETMVKLDACALRSTTEGPVLTAVRSRLELEAVEIEGGRDGLMAVASEVKASGSAVLAPADDGVVLRGGRLEWSGGALEGGQGAALKMGVHAIAAFEGAALRGGANGAEVREGAQLSLKGGEVKAKAIVLLVKDRQRIAGPSRVRIEAVRIDAGQRMDPGSGNEVAVDGAVLPQAGEQQPTEPAGAEQE; translated from the coding sequence ATGGAAGACCGCAAGAGGAGGGGCGTCCCGCAGGGGCGTGGCAGACGAAGGCGCTGGCTCTACATCGCAGGCCTGCTCCTGGTCCTTGCGGGTGCGGGCGCTTGGCTGGGCGACCGCCTGCTGAAGGAGCGGGATCATCCGGGGCTGCGTGTATTCGTGCGCCAATGGATGCGGAACTACCCCGCCAGCTTCGCGGTGGAGCCCGTCCGCCTTTCGATTACCGTGGACGACCACGACATGCAGGAGCTCCAGCGCGTGGTGGATGAGGCCCGCGAGCGGGGCGTCATCCTGCCCGAGGGCAACAGCTATGTGCCGGCCACGATCGGCAGCGATGGGGAGTCCTTCAAGGCCAAGTTGCGCATCAAGGGCAAGCTCACCGACCATGTACAGGGCAGCAAATGGAGCTTCCGCGTGGTGGCCAGGAAGGATGGCGGCTTCATGGGCATGAAGCGCTTCTCGCTGCAACACCCCGGCACGCGCAACTACCTCTGCGACTGGCTCTACCATCGCCTGATGGCCGCCGAGGGTGTGGCGGCGCTGCGCTACGGCTTCATCCGCGTGGAGTTCAATGGGGAGGACCTGGGGATCTACGCCTTCGAGGAGCACTTCGGCCCCGAACTGCTGCAGCGGAATGGAAGGGCGGAGGGCCCCATCTTCCGGTTCGACCCCGCCCTGTTCTGGGAGCACCGCCTCAATCAGATGAACGGGCTGAGCTACGATGAGCCGTTCGCGGCCTATCAGGCGGGCGCCGTGGATGCGTTCGGGAGCAGCGATATCGCCAAGGACAAACAGGCCAGGGAGCGATTCGAGGAAGCCGTGGGGCTGATGGACGCCTTCCGCCGTGGCCGGCTCACCGCATCGCAGGTCTTTGACGTGGACCGGTTGGCCAGGCACCACGCCGTCCTCGACCTCGTCGGTGGCCACCACAGCATGGACTGGAGCGATGTGAAGTTCTACTACGACCCCATCCTGCGCCGCGTGGAGCCCATCGCCTACGAAAGCTTCAGTGCGCACCCCATCCGCACGCTGGCCGGGAGCAATAAATGGGTGGGTGCCACGGAGTCGTCCATGGACCTCCATACCCAGTGGTTCAATGATGAGGGCCTCTTCCGCGCCTACGTGCGGCATCTGGAGCGGGTGTCGCGCACCAGCTGGTTGGACAGCGCCTTCGCGGCCCTGAAGCCGGCGCTCGATAGCGCCAGCGCCACGCTGTACCGCGAATTCCCCTACAAGGAGCTCGACCGCCAGGTGTACTACCGGAATCAACGGATCATCCGCAAGCTGCTCGATCCCCCCAAGCCCTTCCATGCCTACCTGGACGACAGCGGTCCGGATACCGTCCGCATCACCGTCGTTCCCATCGAGGGGCTGCCCATGGAGGTGCATGCGCTGCTGCTGCCCGACGGGAAGGCCATTCCGCCGGTCCAGGCTGCCGTGGTCCCGGTGCGGAAGCCCGGCAAGGTGGGGGCGCCCATGGTCATTCGCTTCCCCAATCCGGGCAAGGTGGAGCGCGAGGGCCTCAGGATCACGTGCTCCGTGCTCGGCTCCTCGGTGCAGCGCCACGTGGATGTGTTCGCCCATGGCCTTATGCCCGCAGAGGAAGCGGTGCGCCTAGCGCTCGATCCGATCGATGTGCGCAGCCTGCCTTGGCTGGAGATCGATGAGGAGTCCCGGTCGATCCTCATCAGGCCGGGTGCTGCGGTGGTGAGCCGCGATGTGGAGATACCGCCGGGGTACACCTTGCACGCGCGAGCCCCGCTCACCCTGACGATCCAGAAGGGGGTGCGCTTCACCTCCCGCTCCCCGGTCCGGTGGGAGGGTGATGCCGAGGCGCGCATCGAGTTGGTCAACGATGGCGCAGTGCAGCTGGTTGGCGCAGCCGGACGCTCACTGCTGAGAGAGGTCGACATCCAAGGGGCCGGCCAGTTGGTGGTGCAGGAAACGATGGTGAAGCTGGATGCATGCGCGCTGCGCAGCACGACGGAAGGCCCGGTTCTGACCGCTGTCCGGTCGCGATTGGAACTGGAAGCCGTGGAGATTGAAGGCGGCAGGGACGGCCTAATGGCGGTGGCCAGCGAGGTGAAGGCGAGCGGATCGGCGGTGCTTGCCCCTGCGGATGACGGCGTGGTGCTGCGAGGAGGCCGTCTGGAGTGGTCCGGAGGAGCCTTGGAGGGTGGCCAAGGCGCGGCGCTCAAGATGGGCGTTCATGCCATTGCCGCCTTCGAGGGCGCAGCGCTGCGAGGCGGCGCCAATGGCGCGGAGGTGCGGGAAGGCGCTCAACTATCCCTCAAGGGAGGGGAGGTGAAGGCCAAGGCCATCGTGCTGCTGGTCAAGGACCGGCAGCGCATCGCAGGCCCATCGCGCGTGAGGATCGAGGCGGTGCGGATCGATGCTGGACAGCGGATGGACCCTGGCTCGGGGAATGAAGTGGCGGTGGATGGTGCTGTGCTGCCGCAGGCCGGGGAGCAGCAACCCACAGAACCGGCCGGGGCCGAGCAGGAATGA
- a CDS encoding metallophosphoesterase, whose amino-acid sequence MTHLAATAFGVLVAFGAWAQRSSFNGQVVVPADSTGHYRLLIGGHFHGESTNRSGYPASTLLASLDTINGLGAHLFLSTGDLFMDGGKDRPRYARALFSKLRIPLFNAPGNHDLNGAVGDEAVELGRIGIGRDLIFILNTEANDGSLSPEAVRHMAAVLEGEDPERPQRLFIISHRPIWAEDDEQYRDLFKDNTRSLTGNNFRKEVYPVLQRMAQQAEVYWISGSLGGDAPSSIFFQRHAPNITFIQCAIRDLPRDALLIADVLPDTVRWSALSLTGQQLLAPEAYDAAWWRAQRGKGAPFNWRLMPYLIRKTLLSPAFWWGAAAALLLGFLVRRMLARW is encoded by the coding sequence ATGACTCATCTCGCGGCAACGGCATTCGGTGTCCTGGTCGCATTCGGGGCCTGGGCCCAGCGTTCATCGTTCAACGGGCAGGTGGTGGTGCCGGCCGACTCCACCGGCCATTACCGCCTCCTCATCGGTGGGCACTTCCACGGGGAGAGCACCAATCGAAGCGGCTATCCGGCAAGCACCTTGCTCGCCAGTCTGGACACGATCAACGGCCTCGGTGCGCACCTCTTCCTGAGTACCGGCGACCTTTTCATGGATGGCGGGAAGGACCGGCCCCGCTATGCCCGAGCGCTCTTCTCCAAGCTGCGCATCCCGCTGTTCAATGCCCCAGGCAATCATGACCTGAACGGCGCGGTGGGCGACGAAGCCGTGGAGCTCGGACGGATCGGGATCGGGCGCGACCTCATCTTCATCCTCAATACGGAAGCCAACGATGGCTCACTCAGCCCGGAGGCGGTGCGCCACATGGCGGCGGTGCTCGAGGGGGAGGATCCCGAACGGCCTCAGCGCCTCTTCATCATCTCCCACCGGCCCATCTGGGCGGAGGACGACGAGCAGTACCGCGACCTGTTCAAGGACAATACGCGCTCGCTCACAGGCAACAATTTCAGGAAGGAGGTGTATCCCGTCCTGCAACGCATGGCGCAGCAGGCTGAAGTGTACTGGATCAGCGGCAGCCTGGGGGGCGATGCACCGAGCAGCATCTTCTTCCAGCGGCACGCGCCCAACATCACGTTCATCCAGTGCGCCATCCGCGATCTGCCCCGCGATGCGCTGCTGATCGCCGATGTCCTCCCCGATACGGTGAGGTGGAGCGCGCTCTCGCTCACCGGCCAGCAGCTGCTGGCTCCTGAGGCCTATGACGCGGCGTGGTGGCGCGCCCAGCGCGGCAAAGGCGCGCCATTCAATTGGCGGCTGATGCCCTACCTCATCCGCAAGACCCTGCTCAGCCCGGCGTTCTGGTGGGGCGCGGCGGCGGCGCTGCTGCTCGGATTCCTCGTTCGCAGGATGCTCGCCCGCTGGTAG
- the asnB gene encoding asparagine synthase (glutamine-hydrolyzing): MCGIAGIHGLEGLADAESVMRRMCGAMAHRGPDAEGVARLGNNVLGHRRLSIIDLSAASNQPFTSADGRYTIAFNGEIYNYRELKRELDGHPWRTGSDTEVLLVAFARWGEGCLNRLHGMFAFAVHDRMTDELFLARDRMGIKPLYWYRDDQRVLFASEVRALLASGLVPRRLDSDALVDHLRYQTVRAPETLIQGVRMLEAGHWMRIGDQEVTTVRWYDLVRAVHRDAEAMPLPEVHRTIRARLAGAVEKRLVSDVPFGAFLSGGIDSSAIVGLMAQASTAPVHTFSVVFDESEFSEERYARMVADRFRTRHTAIRLKPEDMLRMLPDALAAMDHPSADGPNTYVVSKVTKGAGVTMALSGLGGDEVFAGYPVFPRTIELWNKRWITQFPKPLRVAAAALMATARPSIASDKLGELLRRDAFTVDETFPVSRLVFTDRDLRGLLARQALPPSRVAATLHRLIRTDAGHDLPLLSQVSLGELGTYLQDVLLRDTDQMSMAHALEVRVPFLDHDLVEFVLGVSDRLKYPVTPKKLLVDALGDLLPSEIVHRPKMGFTLPWELWMRNELRPFCEERLHRLDRRPQFRPGAIVSLWDRFLAGDKRVNWARVWSQVVLEDWMSRNGVE, encoded by the coding sequence ATGTGCGGCATAGCTGGCATACACGGGCTCGAAGGCCTCGCCGATGCGGAGTCCGTGATGCGCCGCATGTGCGGCGCCATGGCCCATCGCGGGCCGGACGCCGAGGGCGTGGCACGGCTGGGCAACAATGTGCTGGGCCATCGGCGGCTCAGCATCATCGACCTCTCCGCCGCCAGCAACCAGCCCTTCACCAGCGCCGATGGCCGCTACACCATCGCCTTCAACGGCGAGATCTACAACTACCGCGAGCTCAAGCGCGAGCTGGACGGCCATCCGTGGCGCACCGGCTCCGATACGGAGGTGCTGCTCGTCGCTTTCGCGCGTTGGGGAGAGGGCTGCCTGAACCGCCTGCACGGGATGTTCGCCTTCGCCGTGCACGACCGCATGACGGATGAGCTCTTCCTGGCGCGCGACCGGATGGGAATCAAGCCCCTCTATTGGTACCGGGATGACCAGCGCGTGCTCTTCGCCAGCGAGGTGCGCGCATTGCTGGCATCCGGCCTCGTTCCGCGCCGCCTCGATTCCGATGCGCTCGTGGATCACCTGCGCTACCAGACCGTTCGCGCTCCGGAAACGCTCATCCAGGGCGTTCGCATGCTGGAAGCCGGACATTGGATGCGGATCGGCGACCAGGAGGTGACCACCGTTCGCTGGTACGACCTGGTCCGGGCCGTGCACCGCGATGCTGAGGCCATGCCGCTGCCCGAGGTGCATCGGACGATCCGGGCGCGCCTTGCCGGCGCGGTGGAGAAGCGGCTGGTGAGCGACGTGCCGTTCGGGGCCTTCCTTTCCGGCGGCATCGACAGTAGCGCCATCGTCGGGCTCATGGCCCAGGCAAGCACTGCCCCGGTGCACACGTTCTCCGTGGTCTTCGACGAGTCCGAGTTCTCCGAGGAGCGCTACGCGCGGATGGTGGCCGATCGCTTCCGCACGCGCCACACGGCCATCCGCCTGAAGCCGGAGGACATGCTGCGCATGCTGCCCGATGCCTTGGCCGCAATGGATCACCCCAGTGCCGATGGCCCCAATACCTACGTGGTGTCGAAGGTCACCAAAGGGGCGGGGGTCACCATGGCGCTCAGCGGGCTGGGTGGCGATGAGGTGTTCGCGGGCTACCCCGTCTTTCCCCGTACCATCGAGCTCTGGAACAAGCGCTGGATCACGCAGTTCCCGAAGCCCTTACGCGTGGCGGCGGCGGCTCTGATGGCCACGGCACGGCCATCAATCGCCTCGGATAAGCTCGGCGAGCTCCTGCGGCGGGATGCTTTCACGGTGGATGAGACCTTCCCCGTCTCGCGACTGGTCTTCACCGACCGTGACCTCCGAGGACTCCTGGCCCGGCAGGCATTGCCCCCCAGCCGCGTGGCCGCCACCCTGCACCGGCTCATCCGCACCGATGCCGGGCATGACCTGCCGCTCCTCAGCCAGGTGTCTTTGGGCGAACTGGGCACCTACCTGCAGGATGTCCTGCTGCGCGATACGGACCAGATGAGCATGGCGCATGCCCTGGAGGTGCGTGTGCCCTTCCTTGACCATGACCTTGTGGAATTCGTGCTCGGCGTGAGCGACCGCCTCAAGTATCCGGTCACGCCCAAGAAGCTCCTGGTTGATGCCTTGGGCGACCTGCTCCCCAGCGAGATCGTCCACCGCCCCAAGATGGGCTTCACCCTGCCCTGGGAGCTCTGGATGCGGAACGAGCTGAGGCCCTTCTGCGAAGAACGCCTGCACCGGCTCGACCGTCGGCCGCAATTCCGGCCGGGCGCCATCGTATCGCTCTGGGACCGCTTCCTTGCAGGGGACAAGCGCGTCAACTGGGCCCGGGTCTGGTCACAGGTGGTGCTGGAGGATTGGATGTCGAGGAACGGGGTGGAATAG
- a CDS encoding NAD-dependent epimerase/dehydratase family protein: MARILVTGGAGFIASDLAIKLASDPKNEVTVVDNLLTGDRRKLPAELPHNLHFIKCDVNRYEDISAVFFANRFEHVFHYAAVVGVKRTIENPVMVLQDIDGLRNILDLSKNTGVKRVIYSSSSEVYGEPVEIPQNERTTPLNSKLPYAIVKNIGEAFLRSYHKEYGLDYTVFRFFNTYGPKQSRDFVVSKFIRMALAGDDITIYGDGQQTRTFCYIDDNIDACLAAYTRNEVLNDVVNIGSDAEITIKALARLIVELTGSPSRIIHLPPLEEGDMTRRMPDITRMRKLLGRDLLPLRTGLERILALTPVAR, encoded by the coding sequence ATGGCACGCATCCTCGTCACCGGCGGCGCCGGCTTCATCGCCAGCGACCTGGCCATCAAGCTCGCCTCCGACCCCAAGAACGAAGTCACGGTGGTGGACAACCTCCTCACCGGCGACCGCCGCAAGCTCCCCGCCGAGCTGCCGCACAACCTGCATTTCATCAAGTGCGACGTGAACCGTTACGAGGACATCAGCGCCGTGTTCTTCGCCAACCGGTTCGAGCACGTCTTCCACTACGCTGCCGTGGTGGGCGTGAAGCGGACCATCGAGAACCCGGTGATGGTGCTGCAGGACATCGACGGCCTGCGCAACATCCTCGACCTATCGAAGAATACCGGCGTGAAGCGGGTGATCTACAGCAGCAGCAGCGAGGTTTACGGCGAGCCGGTGGAGATTCCGCAGAACGAGCGCACCACGCCGCTCAACAGCAAGCTGCCCTATGCCATCGTGAAGAACATCGGCGAGGCCTTCCTGCGGAGCTACCACAAGGAATACGGGCTGGATTACACCGTGTTCCGCTTCTTCAACACCTATGGCCCCAAGCAGAGCCGTGACTTCGTGGTGAGCAAGTTCATCCGGATGGCGCTGGCCGGCGATGACATCACCATCTACGGCGATGGCCAGCAGACCCGCACCTTCTGCTACATCGATGACAACATCGACGCCTGCCTGGCCGCCTACACCCGCAACGAGGTGCTCAACGATGTGGTGAACATCGGCAGCGACGCGGAGATCACCATCAAGGCCCTGGCGCGGCTGATCGTGGAGCTCACCGGGAGCCCGTCGCGGATCATCCACCTCCCGCCTTTGGAGGAAGGCGATATGACGCGCCGCATGCCCGACATCACGCGCATGCGCAAGCTCCTGGGCCGCGATCTCCTGCCGCTCCGCACAGGCTTGGAGCGCATCTTGGCGCTAACCCCGGTGGCCCGCTAG
- a CDS encoding nitronate monooxygenase: MRTAATELFGIQYPIVQAGMIWCSGWRLASAVSNAGGLGIIGAGSMYPEVLRDHVRKCRAATDRPFAVNLPMLYPDIEQHMATIAEEKVPIVFTSAGNPAAWTGWLKERGVKVVHVVSSVRFARKAETAGVDAVVAEGFEAGGHNGREETTTLVLVPMVRDAVRIPVIAAGGISDGRSMLAAMALGADAVQVGSRFVCSDESSAHPAFKQRITDAGEGDTLLTLKELTPVRLLRNGFFDQVQQAYSKGASVEELRSLLGRGRAKRGMFEGDLVEGELEIGQVSGRISNVMPAARIVQEFMQEYESARQGLPKA; this comes from the coding sequence ATGAGAACCGCGGCCACCGAGTTGTTCGGAATCCAGTACCCCATTGTGCAGGCTGGCATGATTTGGTGCTCCGGCTGGCGTTTGGCCTCCGCTGTGAGCAATGCCGGTGGATTGGGCATCATCGGGGCCGGCAGCATGTATCCGGAGGTGCTCCGCGATCATGTGCGGAAGTGCAGGGCCGCCACGGACAGGCCGTTCGCCGTGAACCTGCCGATGCTCTATCCGGACATCGAGCAGCATATGGCCACCATCGCTGAAGAAAAGGTGCCCATCGTGTTCACCTCGGCGGGAAACCCCGCCGCATGGACCGGCTGGTTGAAGGAGCGTGGCGTGAAGGTGGTGCATGTGGTGAGCAGCGTAAGGTTCGCCAGAAAGGCAGAGACCGCTGGGGTTGACGCCGTGGTGGCGGAAGGCTTCGAGGCCGGAGGACATAATGGACGCGAGGAGACGACGACGCTCGTGCTCGTGCCCATGGTCAGGGATGCCGTCCGCATCCCGGTCATCGCAGCAGGCGGCATTTCCGATGGCCGGAGCATGCTGGCCGCAATGGCCTTGGGGGCCGATGCCGTGCAGGTAGGGAGCCGCTTCGTGTGTTCCGACGAGAGTTCCGCCCACCCTGCATTCAAGCAGCGCATCACCGATGCTGGCGAAGGGGATACGCTTCTGACGTTGAAGGAGTTGACCCCTGTACGGTTGCTGCGGAACGGATTCTTCGATCAGGTGCAGCAAGCATACTCCAAAGGCGCGAGCGTGGAGGAGCTGCGGAGCCTGCTGGGCCGGGGGAGGGCGAAGCGGGGCATGTTCGAAGGCGACTTGGTGGAAGGAGAGCTGGAAATTGGGCAGGTCAGCGGGCGCATCTCCAATGTGATGCCTGCCGCACGGATCGTGCAAGAGTTCATGCAGGAATACGAATCGGCCCGGCAGGGCCTCCCCAAGGCCTGA